The genomic region CTCTCTCAGGCTTACTGCACCTCAAAAAGTGTTATATATAATATCTTTATAGATCGTCGAGGCGAATACCACAGGTATTGACCATGGGGTGTTTCACCCATTTATCAATTTATGATATAGTCAATGAGTAAATGACATGTCTTGAATTGGGCCTATTTATGTACTTGGACGCTAGCTCCAAGGGCTGATAATGATTCAAAAAATGATGGAAATGATACATCAACATCTTCGCTATCGCTGATTGTCGTCTCACCCTCTGCGGCGAGCGCAGCAATCGCCAGTGACATGACAATTCGGTGGTCTCCATGTCCCTCAACGTGCGTTCCAGAAAGCGTCGTTTCACCACCATGGATAGTCAATCGATCCTGTTTTTCTGTTACTGAAGCTCCCATCGCGCCAAGTTCGGTTGCCATTGCACTGACGCGGTCTGTCTCTTTATATCGAACATGTTCGCAATTATTAATTACCGTGTCGCCGTCAGCAATGGCACCAAGTGTCGCAATCGTCGGGAGAAGGTCTGGCATATTGCCAACATCAACGGTAATTCCAGTTAACGACGCTGCTGGAACAGTAAGTTCACCAGCGTTACGATCCCATGCAACTTGTCCACCCATTGATTGAATAATCTCAACAATTGCACTATCACCCTGTGCGCTTTGGTGAGCGCCTTCAATAATAACAGCACCATCTGTTGTGGCGGCGACAGCACCAGCAGCTAGTAGATATGATATTGATGAAAAATCACCGGGAACCACATAGGTGCCATCAGTCGGTGTGTATGACTGCCCACCAGGAACCGCAAATCCATCAGCAGTTCGCTCAACTGTCACATCGAACGCTGATAGCAATTCAATCGTAATATCAACGTATGGGGCAGATTTTAGCTCGGTCTCAAGAGTGATATCGATGCCATCCGCGGTCACAGCACCTGCCATTAATAACGCAGTGATATACTGTGATGAGATGTCGCCAGGAATGGCAACTGAGCCACCCTGAAATGCATCGCCGACGATGAGTGGCGCTTGTCCATTCCGTCTGGTTGACTCTCCACGCCCATCGAGCGTTTCAATAGCCTCAAGCAGCGGACCATGTGGACGTGACCGAAGGGATTCATCACCAGTAAGGACACACAACCCATCCGCAAGCGCACCGCAGGCAGCAACAAGTCGTGTCGTTGTACCTGAGTTTTCACAGTTGATAATATCTGTTGGGGTTCTTGGGCGCCCATTAAATCCAGTGATCTCAATGTGATCTTCATCTACATGCTCAACAGTCCCACCAAATGCCTCAATTGCACGCATTGTTGCTTGTGTGTCTGCACTGATTAATGGGTCAATAATAGTTGCACTATCGCCATATCCTGCGGCAAGGATAGCCCGATGTGTATAACTTTTCGATGGAGGTGCACGAACTCGTCCGCGAACCCGTGAACGTGAGATACTAACGTCCATATGATTGATGATTTCGGTGGGAGTATGATGCTATCGGTCATCGAGTCATAAACGTTTCAACTTTCGATATCCTCCCGGCGCTAAAGCGCGAGGATTCTCCGAAGGGGATATTCAGGTTGCGCGTTTCTTCGGGATTCAAATACGCTTTCGCGTGACCCGTCGAAGGTTGCCACCGAGTTGGGTCGTGGTATTGCGCCTGCTCAGCATATGATATCACCAGTAGTTCAGAATAGCGATAGTTTTATTCGGGTTTCGTCGTATACTATGGACAGAATGTCGAGCATACGCCATTGAGCAAAAAGACTACAAACTATAATCAATCTGAGCAAATATATCATGCTATATCTGGATAGAACTGCTAATGCGTGGTGAAACGCTCCCTGGTACTGATAATTCTACAAACACGCCTGATCAGATTATTCTCCACGTCGATATGGACTGTTTTTATGCGTCCTGTGAGCGTCTTCGTGAACCAGCGTTGAGGGATGTCCCTGTTGTTATCGGGATGGGGTATGAACCAGGAGAGACATTTGGCGCCGTTGCAACAGCAAGTTACGAAGCGCGTGAATACGGTATTGAAAGCGCACAACCGATATCTCACGCGCTTGAACGACTACCGCGTGCAGATGTTGATGAGCCTAATGGTGCCGATGATACCGACACAGAGTCAAATCCATCCGGATATTATCGATCAGTTGATCTTGATTTCTATCAATCGGTGGCAGCAGAAGTTAAAGATATTCTACATGATTGCGCAGATGTAGTCCGCGAGGTAAGTATTGACGAGGCGTATCTCGACATTACCGACCGGACAGCCTGGCAGCAAACTGAGAGCGGTGACCGAACGCTTGCAGAGGGATACGCACGGTATGTCAAACAGCGGATTATGCGGACGGTGGGCGTTCCAGTAAGCGTTGGTGTTGCTCCGAATATGTCAGCAGCAAAAATTGCATCTGATCATCAGAAGCCTGATGGGCTCGTCGTTATTGAGCCGGGCTCTGTCGCATCATTTTTGAGTCCACTTCCTGTTGAGTCTATCCATGGTGTTGGTCCCGTAACGGCGGATCGACTGAGCGAGTTAGAGGTTCGAACAGCTGGGGACCTTGCGACGGCAGATCGAAAGCGCTTGACAGAAGTTCTTGATTCACGTGCAGAAACGTTATCGAAGCGTGCGATGGGTAATGATAATCGTGAGGTAACACCAACAGGGAAGCCACAGAGTCTTTCGCGAGAGTCAGCCTTTGCAGCGGCGACTGAGGATGAGGCACAGAAACGTGATGCTATCAGTGGACTCGCAGTTGATGTTGCGGCAAGAGCTAATCAACGGGGTGCGCTATATCAAACGATTGGAATCAAGATTGTTATTCCTCCATATGAAGTGCGCACCCGAGAGCGGTCATTATCGGGTCCAATTGAGGATGCAGATCTTGTCATTGATGTCGCCTGTGAACTCCTTTCAGAATTCGAAGAGGAGGCTGCCCGAAAAATCGGTGTTCGGGTCTCAAATCTTTCATTCGCTGCCGCCGACCAAGCACAACTCGATGCACGCGAATGGGATAGTGACCGTTCATGCGTCCCAACTGCGCCAGTTGACGACGCTCAAGACGATAATAACACCAAAGATATTAATGAATACCCACATCGGTCATATAGCAGTGGACAAGTATCATTAGGGGAATTTGGCACTGAACATGACTAAATAAAGTTGAAACTGAAACTGTCCAACAGTCATTCAGTGAGACTCATGTGATTGTTTCATCTCTATATCGAGCATCTAAAAGAAGTTCTCATGATGTTAGTATGATGCTGCGAGATTCAGTTGGATTCAACGATTCATCTATTGCTTCTCTCGTGGTTATATGGGAGCTACGAGGTCTTCAAGTGCTTTTCGAGGATTATCTGCCTTTGCAACCCCAGATGCAAGCAGAATACCACTTGCACCGAGATCACGAGCAGCGATAACATCATTACCAGCAGATATTCCGGCTCCACAGTAGACATCAACTGTTTTATCAATACTATTTGTTGACTCAACAGCATTGGAGACAATATCCGGATCAGCTGTTGCAACGGATGCATCTCCACCAATGAGCGCTGGTGGTTCAACAGCGACGCTGTCTGGACTAAGTGCTGTCACTGCCCCAATCTGTGCTGGGTTGTTCGCACAGACGCACGTATCAAGATCAACACGCGATGCTGCGTTGACGGCTGTATCAATATCAGCAAGTGTGAGTCGCCGCTCGGAGTGATTGATTAGTGTTCCAGTTGCTCCGGCGTTTGCAACAGCCTCCGCAAGTGTACTACCAGTGTAACTCCCGTAGTTATTTGGGCTAACATGCTGTGCCCATGTCTCGACACCGGTATCCGAGACACGCGCAATATCGGCTGCCTGTGGTGATACGGCAACACGAACTCCGGAATCATCAGCAACATCTCGAGCTGCGTTCGCGATTTCGAGTGGGTCACACGGGTATGCCTTGAGATTGATTAAGATAAACATAGTATACACTCTACAGCGGAAGATAAAATAGATTCACATCTGAGTGAGACATTTGATCAACTCATTGTTGATTATTATACACCGAGATAAGACGATATACGACTACTGATTTTGTGCTATCCAGCGTGATCTTATCTGAGCATTCAATCCTTTCGTTTGACTACATCACCAAGAGTCGTTGTTGTTGAAGAGCCACCTGACCACTCATCTTCGTCGGTGTCTGTTCCTTCAACAAGTGAGATATCAAGCCGTCGTTCTAGTTTCTCACGGACGTCATCGGATGGAAGAATATCACTTCGTTCAAGCTTCCGAATCAGACTTGCTTTCTCATTTAATGAGTCGGCAAGATCTTCTTGGCTCAGACTTCGTGACTCACGAGCTTGGCGTATCCGGTTATCATAGTCCGCGGCAATCTCATCCATATTGTCGAACATATCGCGGCGTGGAGACCCGCCGCTTTGTGAGGCCGATGAGGTCGTACTCCCAGTCGAATTTGTGCTCGACTCATCAGAGTTTGAACTTGATGTTGAGTACTTTGTCGAGGTAGATGAACTCGACTCAGTGCGGACCTCGGTCCCGAACTCCTTGCAATCACCGCAGAGTTCGAGTTCGGCCCCTTCGACTTTAACTGTCGTTAGTGACGATTGGTCACTACCACACATCTCGCACTGAGGCATATCACGGTGATAATCAAGGGAAGGATATAAACGATACGCCAAAGCGGTTTCAACAGAGTCTAGAGGTCACTCCATGCACGGTAAAATCGCTGGATAGCCGTCAAATGACCGACAATCGCAAAGAAAAGCAATAGCCAGCCAACAACACTGAGATTAAGATAATATGTTGGTACGGTTGGGAGTGTTGTCACAGCAGCAAGCACACCTGTAATCCCGATCAACGCAAGTCGATCCGCTCGCCCAACAAGTCCCCCATATTCACGACCTAATCCGACGGCTTGGATTTGGGTTCCAAGATATGATGTCATCAAGACACCGGTGACTGCCACGAATCCGAGTGCGTAAGCGTCGGAACCAGCAGCAAGTCCGATAAGCATCGCAATATCCGCATACCGATCAAGCACATGATCAAGAAGATCACCATCCTCCGAGGAGACCCCGCGCTCGCGTGCAAGCGCTCCATCAACAAGATCAAGCCATCCATTCCAGAATACACATACAGCACCGAGAACATATGTAGTTGCGGTCGCGATTCCGAACGCTCCGCCAGCACCAACAGCAAATCCAAACGCAATAAGGCTGACACCGTTTGGTGATACCCCAAGTCGATCGACAACGTCAACGAATGGGTCAAGCAATCTGTCTGCAACTGCACGGTATTGATCAAGTGTCATGGGAGCATCACAAGTATGAGTTGTATTTAGGACAGCTGATTATTATCTCTCTGATTATAATGCAGGAGTAAAATCGATAATGCCGACACGTGGAGACCGGTCCCCATTATATATATCCATTATTTCATCGGCGACTTCATCAGGTGACCGGTTAGTCGTATCTATCTCCCAGACATGCTCTTTGCCATGATGATGGACAGCTTCTGAAAGGATGAGATCAAGTGCCTCACTTTCAAGATTCTCCTTTATTGATGCTGCTGACTCATTGGACTCCCGGAGGCGGCATTCAAGCTCTTCAGGGTGACATCGGAGGACAACAACGCCATCAACATCAAAATAATGAGCCAGATGTGATTCAATGATACCATCCCAATCACCAAGCCACGTGCTAACTGCCTCAAGATCAACCACAAGTGAATCGCGTTCTTGATCACGTGCTGTCGTGAATTCTGCCTCGCTCTCATGGATAATATCATTTAGGTGCGTGACAGACGTATCAGCGTGCTCAGTAGCAGTTGTCTTACCAGTGCCAGGCGTCCCCGTGACCGCGAGGCGTGACTGTGTCATGGTCGCCCTACCTCCGTTTCGACACCTGACTCGGTAGCCGTCGCTGCTGTTTCAACGTCTTCGATGACCGCTGAGATGATATCGACGGCTCTTTTAGTTTGCTCGCGTGTCCCACACGAAATCCGGACGCATTCTGGCAGTCCGAAACTTGTTGTGTCACGAATAATGACACCTTCCTGTTTCGCAGCTTCAGCAACAGCATTTCCATCACCAACTTCACATAAGACAAAGTTCCCACCAGATGGCCATGTTCGGGCATCAAGTTCCTCACGGTAGTGCTCACGTGCCCATCGAGCAGTTTCAATCGAGTGCTCAACGTGTGATTGATCTTCAATTGCAGCAAGTGCGGCTTGACAGGCAGTCTTGTTCGCAGCAAATGGTGTATTTATTCGCGCGTACGCATCAGCCCACGATTCGGGGACTGCTGCATAACCAATTCGTAATCCAGCAAGTCCATATGCCTTTGAAAATGTTCGAAGAACGGCGATATTATCATACTCCTGAATAAGCTTGATTGCTGATGGATTATTGCTGTATTCCCCGTATGCTTCATCAATGACAATGAGCGTCTGGTCGTCAACGCCCTCAGCTAGTGCAGTAATCTCCGGAATCGGTAGCTCTGATCCCGATGGATTATGCGGCGTTGTGACATATAGTAGCCGCTCATCATCATATTGTGTGAGAATATCGCTTGCGCGCTGTTGGAAGTCTTGCTCCTTTGAAACCGGATATGTTCTGATACTCCCGTGGTGATACCGTGCTGACATTGGATAGTATGAAAAGCCCGGGTCGGAGATAAGCATTGTATCACCAGGGGTCAAAAACGCTCGTGATAAGTAATCAATCGCCCCATCAGCCCCGGGACTTAACCAGATTTGTTCAGGAGAGAGTCCCCAATAATCTGCAATCCGTGCTGTAAGGTCAGTGTGTGAACTCTTTGGGTATGTATTAACAGTCTCCGCGGTATCCGCAATCGCATCAACAGCGGCTGGGCTTGGTCCATGCGGATTTTCATTTGAAGAGAGTTTGATCAGCGAATCGGGATCAACCTCAAGCTCACGAGCCACCTCTTTCGTCCCTCGCCCAGGGACATATGGCTCGTGCGCGGAGAGATCTCTCGGTTGCATATCTAAATGCTGTTGCCCACCGGACTTTATCCTAGCGCTTGAGCATCTCTACACTTCCAAGTGTCTTCTATATCTATCAGCGGATGCGATGTTGTTCAATATTCATTTTGTTGATATAGTCGATCAGTGATATAACCAACACCGGATGGGGTAGCCCGAGGCTTTTGTTATTCCCTCAGCCATGTATTAACACTACTCAGCAAGCGATCGGAATAAGAGTGGGCGGCTTACACCCCTCAACCTAGACAGACGCACCAAGTGTGCCTATATGTGGGGTTTGTGAGTATAGTAGATTGGTTCTTACTGTCGGGTTTTGCCTTCTCATGCTATGCGATGTTCACCGACGCATCCCGGTCAGCGTGATCTTATGCTATATCACACACTTGCTGGAGCGGAATCCTGAGATTCAAAGGTTATATTTCTGGGATGGCGGATTCCAGAGGGTGGGGTACTAGCTAGGAACGATAGGGCGGTATCAGAAGAAGTAGTCGAACAGTATATGGGGAAACCCGCCCTCACAGGTTATTGAGAGCTATTACAATGTGTCAAAAATGGCATCGGCTGCTCGTAATGACAATGCTGCGATTGTCAGAGTGGGATTCATCGCACCGCCTGTCGGGAACACTGAGGAGCCAACAACCCAGAGATTTGACAACTCATGGGTGCGGCAGTCAGCGTTAACAACACTTTGATTCGGATTTGTGCCCATCCGCGTCGTCCCCATTTGATGATACGCTGGTCCTGTTGAGTCTGGTCCAACAGTCCATTCAATCGATGCCCCGAGTGTTTCAAGAATTCGTCGCTGGATATTATTCGCCCGACGGATTGCACGGCTGGTTCGTTCATCGATTGACCACTCAACGTGTGGAACGGGATTTCCATGAGTATCAGTCTCTGAGTGATTCAGTGTAATCCGATTCGATGCGTGAGGTAACTGTTCAACGAGCCCACCAACAGCAATGTGGTTCCCGTATGATGCCTGCAACTGTTCAAGTAGTTCATCACCCCACGTATCGGCTGTAAGTGCTTTATTGACAGGTGATGGACCTGCATAGTTGAGGAATTCAAGTTTAATTCCCTCGACCGGAGACGTATCGTCATAAAATTGATGACACTCACTCGTATTGAACCCAACGTGATTCTGTCGTGTTGGTTCATCAAGCTGACCACCAACTCCAGCGAAAAGATGATCTGTGAAGAATCGACCAACAGCGCCAGACGTATTAGCGAGTCCATCCGGGTGCTGATCAGATTGCGATAATAGCAGCAGTCGTGCGTTCTCAACACCACCACAAGCAAGGACAAATCGCTGTGCAGACTGGTGATACTCAGTTCCGTCTGGGGTCATATAGACTGCTTTTTTAACTGCCTTACCGGTATCACCATGCACAAGTCGCTGAACCGGGGCTTGATCAATAATATGAGCGCCTGCTGATCGTGCTTTTTGAATATGAGACTCAGCAGTATATTTTGCACCTGACGGACAGACCGGTTTACACGTTCCATATCCCTGACATGCTGCTCGTCCATCATATCGTTCTGAATTTCGAGCATTTGGCACTGAGTGCATGTCAATTCCAAGTGTCTCACAGGCTGGGGCAAAAAGTGAATCCGAGTGAGAGGGTGGAAATGCTGGAAGCGGATGTGATGTCTCACGCGGCGGCGCATACGGATTGTCCATTGCACCAGCAACGCCAAGTGCTGACTCCGCAGCAGCATAATATGGGCGGAGATCAGTGTAATCAATCGGCCAATCCACCCCAACGTCATATCGACTCTTCATCTCGAAGTCTCGTTCATGTAGTCGCATAACCATTCCCTGCCAGTGGAGAGTCGACCCTCCAACACCTTTCACACGCGCTGCATTCAATGGATAGCCGCGTCCTGCTGTCGTGTACGCGTCACGTTGGCCACCCATTTTCCATGGGTCACTCATTCCTGGTCGAATATGTTGCTCTTGTTGAGTGAGACGGTCTGCATCTGAGAACTCCGGACCTGCCTCGAGAATCACAACGTCCAAATCTTGATTTGCAAGCCGATATGCAATGAGTGCACCCGCTGGTCCTGCACCGACAATACAGACGTCGGCTTGCTCACTTGGTGTCCGATCTTGTGCATTATCGTCACTATCGTTATTTGATATCGCAGATGTGGCTGCTGGGCTATTCATTTGATTGTTGATTTGAATCGGTGTTTATTCCAGGACGTTGATAGCTTTTGATACCACCAGGGTGTCCTACGGGATTCTCAATACCAACAAGACTCCCTCCTGTCGGTGTCGTATAAAGTGCATACAGAAGATCATCAATAAGATAAAATCGAATCTGTTCAGAGATTGTTCCATCATCGATTGGGTCGGCTGTGTCGACTCCAAGATTATCAAGAAGCGTATCTGCAGTCGATGAACTTACTGCGGCATATGGGGTATCATACCAATCACGGGCAACCGCGTCAAGTTCAACTGCTGCATCGACCATCCCCTCGCGATATGCTGGGCGATTAGCTGTCCGTGCTTGTGTATATCGTGCAACAAACTCACGCCGATTCTCAACAGTGCTTGGATATATGACGGCTGCAACCGCATCAAGTAAATCAATGACTGCTTCACTAAGCCCCTCAGTGGCTGTACTACCTTGATTTGTCACCGGTGATACGGTATTCGATGCTGACTTACCGGATGAACCGCCAAAGTCAGTCAGTTCAATCGACATAGCACCGGCTCCAACACTAATGCCAGCAGCTGTCAGTGCAGCAATTACATCGCGTCGAGTCAGTTCCACGCCAAGAGATTAGGTGAGCCTAAACTTAGCTATTGTGTCTGAATACGAGATGTGTAGGATAATAAAGTACACACAGCTCTAGAGATACATATTTGACATCCTCCCGCGTGTAAAGACCTGTCTCTTACCCATAAGTCGTCCCGACAAGATGGACAGGGCAAAGCGGTGAAAATTGCTTTATCATCGGGAGTTGAGAGTCTCATCCCGAGCAACCGGGTATGCCGACGACGAGTTGACCCGGTTTGAGCAGCCCCTATAGCCCGATCGGCAATCCCAATCGGCGTCTCAGTCCGTCAGGATTTCTCTCA from Haloquadratum walsbyi C23 harbors:
- the aroA gene encoding 3-phosphoshikimate 1-carboxyvinyltransferase — protein: MDVSISRSRVRGRVRAPPSKSYTHRAILAAGYGDSATIIDPLISADTQATMRAIEAFGGTVEHVDEDHIEITGFNGRPRTPTDIINCENSGTTTRLVAACGALADGLCVLTGDESLRSRPHGPLLEAIETLDGRGESTRRNGQAPLIVGDAFQGGSVAIPGDISSQYITALLMAGAVTADGIDITLETELKSAPYVDITIELLSAFDVTVERTADGFAVPGGQSYTPTDGTYVVPGDFSSISYLLAAGAVAATTDGAVIIEGAHQSAQGDSAIVEIIQSMGGQVAWDRNAGELTVPAASLTGITVDVGNMPDLLPTIATLGAIADGDTVINNCEHVRYKETDRVSAMATELGAMGASVTEKQDRLTIHGGETTLSGTHVEGHGDHRIVMSLAIAALAAEGETTISDSEDVDVSFPSFFESLSALGASVQVHK
- a CDS encoding DNA polymerase Y family protein, which translates into the protein MRGETLPGTDNSTNTPDQIILHVDMDCFYASCERLREPALRDVPVVIGMGYEPGETFGAVATASYEAREYGIESAQPISHALERLPRADVDEPNGADDTDTESNPSGYYRSVDLDFYQSVAAEVKDILHDCADVVREVSIDEAYLDITDRTAWQQTESGDRTLAEGYARYVKQRIMRTVGVPVSVGVAPNMSAAKIASDHQKPDGLVVIEPGSVASFLSPLPVESIHGVGPVTADRLSELEVRTAGDLATADRKRLTEVLDSRAETLSKRAMGNDNREVTPTGKPQSLSRESAFAAATEDEAQKRDAISGLAVDVAARANQRGALYQTIGIKIVIPPYEVRTRERSLSGPIEDADLVIDVACELLSEFEEEAARKIGVRVSNLSFAAADQAQLDAREWDSDRSCVPTAPVDDAQDDNNTKDINEYPHRSYSSGQVSLGEFGTEHD
- the tpiA gene encoding triose-phosphate isomerase, translated to MFILINLKAYPCDPLEIANAARDVADDSGVRVAVSPQAADIARVSDTGVETWAQHVSPNNYGSYTGSTLAEAVANAGATGTLINHSERRLTLADIDTAVNAASRVDLDTCVCANNPAQIGAVTALSPDSVAVEPPALIGGDASVATADPDIVSNAVESTNSIDKTVDVYCGAGISAGNDVIAARDLGASGILLASGVAKADNPRKALEDLVAPI
- a CDS encoding multiprotein bridging factor aMBF1; translation: MPQCEMCGSDQSSLTTVKVEGAELELCGDCKEFGTEVRTESSSSTSTKYSTSSSNSDESSTNSTGSTTSSASQSGGSPRRDMFDNMDEIAADYDNRIRQARESRSLSQEDLADSLNEKASLIRKLERSDILPSDDVREKLERRLDISLVEGTDTDEDEWSGGSSTTTTLGDVVKRKD
- a CDS encoding CDP-alcohol phosphatidyltransferase family protein, whose product is MTLDQYRAVADRLLDPFVDVVDRLGVSPNGVSLIAFGFAVGAGGAFGIATATTYVLGAVCVFWNGWLDLVDGALARERGVSSEDGDLLDHVLDRYADIAMLIGLAAGSDAYALGFVAVTGVLMTSYLGTQIQAVGLGREYGGLVGRADRLALIGITGVLAAVTTLPTVPTYYLNLSVVGWLLLFFAIVGHLTAIQRFYRAWSDL
- a CDS encoding adenylate kinase family protein, which produces MTQSRLAVTGTPGTGKTTATEHADTSVTHLNDIIHESEAEFTTARDQERDSLVVDLEAVSTWLGDWDGIIESHLAHYFDVDGVVVLRCHPEELECRLRESNESAASIKENLESEALDLILSEAVHHHGKEHVWEIDTTNRSPDEVADEIMDIYNGDRSPRVGIIDFTPAL
- the hisC gene encoding histidinol-phosphate transaminase, coding for MQPRDLSAHEPYVPGRGTKEVARELEVDPDSLIKLSSNENPHGPSPAAVDAIADTAETVNTYPKSSHTDLTARIADYWGLSPEQIWLSPGADGAIDYLSRAFLTPGDTMLISDPGFSYYPMSARYHHGSIRTYPVSKEQDFQQRASDILTQYDDERLLYVTTPHNPSGSELPIPEITALAEGVDDQTLIVIDEAYGEYSNNPSAIKLIQEYDNIAVLRTFSKAYGLAGLRIGYAAVPESWADAYARINTPFAANKTACQAALAAIEDQSHVEHSIETARWAREHYREELDARTWPSGGNFVLCEVGDGNAVAEAAKQEGVIIRDTTSFGLPECVRISCGTREQTKRAVDIISAVIEDVETAATATESGVETEVGRP
- a CDS encoding GMC family oxidoreductase, with protein sequence MNSPAATSAISNNDSDDNAQDRTPSEQADVCIVGAGPAGALIAYRLANQDLDVVILEAGPEFSDADRLTQQEQHIRPGMSDPWKMGGQRDAYTTAGRGYPLNAARVKGVGGSTLHWQGMVMRLHERDFEMKSRYDVGVDWPIDYTDLRPYYAAAESALGVAGAMDNPYAPPRETSHPLPAFPPSHSDSLFAPACETLGIDMHSVPNARNSERYDGRAACQGYGTCKPVCPSGAKYTAESHIQKARSAGAHIIDQAPVQRLVHGDTGKAVKKAVYMTPDGTEYHQSAQRFVLACGGVENARLLLLSQSDQHPDGLANTSGAVGRFFTDHLFAGVGGQLDEPTRQNHVGFNTSECHQFYDDTSPVEGIKLEFLNYAGPSPVNKALTADTWGDELLEQLQASYGNHIAVGGLVEQLPHASNRITLNHSETDTHGNPVPHVEWSIDERTSRAIRRANNIQRRILETLGASIEWTVGPDSTGPAYHQMGTTRMGTNPNQSVVNADCRTHELSNLWVVGSSVFPTGGAMNPTLTIAALSLRAADAIFDTL
- a CDS encoding twin-arginine translocation signal domain-containing protein yields the protein MELTRRDVIAALTAAGISVGAGAMSIELTDFGGSSGKSASNTVSPVTNQGSTATEGLSEAVIDLLDAVAAVIYPSTVENRREFVARYTQARTANRPAYREGMVDAAVELDAVARDWYDTPYAAVSSSTADTLLDNLGVDTADPIDDGTISEQIRFYLIDDLLYALYTTPTGGSLVGIENPVGHPGGIKSYQRPGINTDSNQQSNE